A single genomic interval of Gemmatimonadaceae bacterium harbors:
- a CDS encoding NADPH-dependent FMN reductase has translation MPQLLTISGSLRTGSTNSTLLAAVARVAPNSIEVTSYAELAALPAFSPDLDENTASAPPAVARWRAALAAADAVLFSSPEYAHGIPGAFKNALDWVVGSGELVDKRVGLLSPSAVSHYAHPQIVEVLTTMSAVVVSRATVVIDLPRRGVEVDRLARDPAVASVLRGVIFELFDPSAT, from the coding sequence ATGCCTCAATTGCTCACCATATCGGGCAGCCTCCGCACGGGGTCGACCAATTCGACACTCCTCGCGGCCGTCGCGCGCGTCGCGCCGAACTCGATCGAGGTGACGTCGTATGCGGAGCTTGCGGCGCTGCCCGCGTTCAGCCCGGACCTCGACGAAAACACCGCGTCCGCGCCACCCGCGGTCGCGCGCTGGCGCGCCGCGCTCGCGGCCGCCGACGCCGTGCTCTTCTCGAGCCCCGAATACGCGCACGGCATCCCCGGCGCGTTCAAGAACGCCCTGGACTGGGTCGTCGGCAGCGGCGAGTTGGTGGACAAGCGCGTCGGGCTCCTCAGCCCCTCCGCCGTGTCACACTATGCGCATCCACAGATCGTCGAGGTTTTGACGACGATGAGCGCCGTCGTCGTCTCGCGCGCGACGGTCGTCATCGATCTGCCGCGGCGCGGAGTCGAGGTCGACCGGCTCGCGAGAGACCCCGCGGTAGCGTCGGTGCTTCGCGGCGTGATCTTCGAGCTGTTCGATCCGAGCGCTACTTGA
- a CDS encoding VOC family protein, which translates to MPNAIMHFEIPADDVERAKGFYTKLFGWKFESYPTGPGEDEYFMVMAKDGEDGINGGLMKRKMPGQPFANYVTVPSVDAALATAQANGARTALPKQEIGGGMGWIAAFFDPENNLIGLHQVGPNAQRPAPAKKAPAAKKSPRKAVKAASKKPANRAKKPSKKPAKKPAKKPAKKRR; encoded by the coding sequence ATGCCGAACGCGATCATGCATTTCGAGATTCCGGCCGACGACGTCGAGCGCGCGAAAGGGTTCTACACGAAGCTGTTCGGTTGGAAGTTCGAGTCATACCCGACGGGGCCGGGCGAGGACGAGTACTTCATGGTGATGGCGAAGGACGGCGAGGATGGCATCAACGGCGGATTGATGAAGCGGAAAATGCCGGGGCAGCCGTTTGCGAACTATGTCACGGTCCCTTCGGTGGACGCCGCGCTGGCCACGGCACAGGCGAACGGCGCGCGGACGGCGTTACCGAAGCAGGAGATTGGCGGCGGCATGGGATGGATCGCGGCGTTCTTCGATCCGGAAAACAACCTGATCGGTCTGCATCAGGTCGGCCCGAACGCGCAGCGACCCGCGCCGGCGAAGAAGGCGCCCGCGGCGAAGAAAAGCCCGCGGAAAGCCGTGAAGGCCGCGTCGAAGAAGCCGGCCAACCGGGCGAAGAAGCCGTCAAAGAAGCCCGCTAAGAAGCCCGCTAAGAAGCCCGCTAAGAAGCGCCGCTAG
- a CDS encoding amidohydrolase family protein has protein sequence MLPFLLAVALATDSTVYPVLNHDRSAGTMVVVRRGDSVTVRWVFTDRNRGVRIETRYVFRDGHIVFVENRPILADDRSGDPTSRIEVVGDSVRRWTPARTITEAYRGDVYYGSTASPFDEVTLAQFLMRRSDHTTKLPGATSPTMHLEIVKETTVQTSHGKERARLVSVTRGTSDTPEMVWLDGNDDLLATEVGWFITVKPGAEAALPALRKIETEFRDAKAEAMNRRLVKQTSGTIAIVHGDVFDTERGVVRARSTIIVRGERIIAVGPDDSVNVPAGATVIDATGKTVLPGLWEMHNHMQLFSETLGGPMQLSYGITTARDLASDVDVATSQRDRADRGLIAAPHTILAGFMEGPGKWAGPTATIVRTEDEARRWVAAYDSMGYKQIKVYNLVHPDLIPTIVAEAHKRGMRVSGHIPRGLSVPAAIDLGFDEVNHAAFLFSTFYQDSLYMPTMRAYSLVATTVAPNIDVDGAPMTALIADLKRHNTVIDGTFSVWVIGAGTSIAQGVGAGLPSNVQKSDSNYVRLLRRLYDAGVTLVAGTDAFGSSSYNAELELYEKAGIPAPTVLQIATIGSARVMKEDRDYGSLSAGKVADIIIVGGKPAEHLSDLRKVEQVFRAGRWYDVHDLKVATGLVPPN, from the coding sequence ATGTTGCCATTCCTTCTTGCGGTCGCGCTCGCTACGGATAGCACGGTCTATCCGGTATTGAATCACGACCGCTCCGCCGGAACGATGGTCGTCGTGCGACGCGGCGATTCAGTCACCGTGCGCTGGGTCTTCACGGACCGAAATCGGGGCGTCCGAATCGAGACGCGCTACGTCTTCCGAGATGGACACATCGTGTTCGTCGAAAACCGCCCCATTCTCGCGGACGATCGCAGTGGAGATCCCACATCGCGGATCGAGGTCGTCGGCGATTCGGTCCGCCGATGGACGCCGGCGAGAACCATTACCGAGGCGTACAGGGGCGACGTGTATTACGGCTCGACCGCCTCACCCTTCGACGAAGTGACGCTCGCGCAGTTCCTCATGCGCCGTTCCGACCACACGACCAAGCTTCCAGGCGCGACGTCGCCCACGATGCATCTCGAGATCGTGAAGGAGACCACGGTCCAGACGAGCCACGGAAAGGAACGTGCTCGACTGGTTTCGGTGACGCGAGGAACGAGCGACACGCCGGAAATGGTCTGGCTCGACGGCAACGACGACTTGCTGGCGACTGAAGTCGGCTGGTTCATCACAGTAAAGCCGGGCGCGGAAGCGGCGCTGCCCGCGCTGCGCAAGATCGAGACGGAGTTCCGCGACGCGAAGGCCGAGGCGATGAATCGTCGGCTGGTGAAACAGACGTCGGGAACGATCGCGATCGTGCACGGCGACGTTTTCGACACCGAGCGCGGCGTCGTGCGAGCGAGGTCGACGATCATCGTGCGCGGCGAGCGAATCATCGCCGTCGGGCCGGACGACTCCGTGAACGTACCAGCCGGAGCGACGGTCATCGACGCGACCGGAAAGACGGTCCTGCCCGGGCTCTGGGAGATGCACAACCACATGCAACTGTTCAGCGAAACGCTGGGCGGCCCGATGCAGCTTTCGTATGGAATCACCACGGCTCGCGACCTTGCCTCGGACGTCGACGTCGCGACGTCGCAGCGCGACCGCGCCGACCGTGGGCTGATCGCCGCACCGCACACGATTCTGGCCGGGTTCATGGAAGGACCCGGCAAATGGGCTGGCCCCACGGCGACCATCGTTCGCACGGAGGACGAAGCGCGCCGGTGGGTCGCCGCCTACGACTCGATGGGCTACAAGCAGATCAAGGTCTACAACCTCGTTCATCCAGATCTCATCCCGACGATCGTCGCCGAGGCGCACAAGCGCGGGATGCGGGTGAGCGGACACATTCCGCGCGGTCTGAGTGTGCCCGCCGCCATCGACCTCGGCTTCGACGAGGTGAATCACGCGGCGTTCCTGTTCTCGACGTTCTATCAGGATTCGTTGTACATGCCGACGATGCGCGCCTATTCGCTCGTCGCGACGACCGTGGCGCCGAACATCGACGTCGACGGGGCGCCGATGACGGCGCTCATCGCGGACCTCAAACGGCACAACACCGTCATCGACGGAACGTTCAGCGTTTGGGTGATCGGCGCGGGGACGAGCATTGCCCAGGGCGTCGGGGCAGGGTTGCCGTCGAACGTTCAGAAGTCCGATTCGAACTACGTGCGGCTGTTGCGCCGGTTGTACGACGCGGGCGTGACGCTCGTAGCGGGAACGGACGCCTTCGGAAGCTCGTCGTACAACGCGGAGCTCGAGCTCTACGAAAAGGCCGGCATCCCGGCGCCAACCGTACTTCAGATCGCGACGATCGGCTCGGCGCGCGTCATGAAGGAGGACCGCGACTATGGAAGTTTGTCGGCGGGGAAGGTCGCCGACATCATCATCGTGGGCGGAAAGCCTGCGGAACACCTCTCCGATCTGCGAAAGGTCGAGCAGGTATTTCGGGCCGGCCGGTGGTACGACGTGCACGATCTCAAGGTCGCGACGGGACTTGTTCCGCCGAATTGA